DNA from Orbaceae bacterium lpD01:
GGATAGCGTTGTCCCCACTGAGCGATCGGTATTACGAATATCAAAATGTAACCGTTTAGTCTCTTTGTTATCAACTGCCGATTTTGCTTGTTCTAAAATCTCTCGATTTAAGGTACCTTTGTCGAAAGGTGGGTTGATATCGGTATTATAGACAGCGCAGCCAGCTTTCGGTTTGACGGTTTTCAATAAGCCAGATAAATCGAGTTTCTGTTGCTTGGCGGTAATGCCATCAAGTTCAACGAGTAAATCGGTACGGCCAATCAGATCAACGATTTGGCTCACCCCCAGTTCCGCCATAATTTCTCGAGTCTCACGCGCAATAAAACGGAAGTAATTCATGACCTTGTCCGGTAAACCATGGTAGTGATCACGGCGCAATTTTTCATCCTGGGTAGCAATACCGGTAGCACAGTTATTCAGATGGCATAAGCGTAGATATTTACAACCCAGCGCTACCATCGGCCCAGTCCCAAAACCAAAACTTTCCGCACCTAAAATCGCCGCTTTAACGATATCTAAGCCGGTTTTAAGACCGCCATCAACCTGTAGACGAATTTTATGGCGTAGGCCATTTGCAACCAGCGCTTGTTGGGTTTCAACCAGCCCCAGCTCCCACGGTGAACCGGCATATTTAGTCGAGGTTAATGGACTAGCGCCAGTACCGCCATCATAACCACAAATGGTGATCATATCGGCATACGCTTTGGTGACGCCCGTCACAATCGTGCCCACGCCTGGCTCAGAAGCGAGCTTAACCGAAACCAGCGCCCTCGGGTTAACCTGCTTAAGATCAAAAATAAGCTGAGCAAGATCTTCAATCGAATAGATATCATGATGAGGCGGGGGGGAAATAAGCGTAACGCCCGGCACTGAAAAACGCAGGCGGGCAATATAAGGGGTAATTTTATCGCCAGGTAACTGGCCCCCTTCGCCCGGTTTTGCTCCTTGTGCCACCTTAATTTGAATCACATCAGCACTCATTAAATAGCCCGGTGTCACACCAAAACGGCCTGAGGCAACCTGCTTAATTCGCGAAACCTTGATGGTATTGTATCGGGCTGGATCTTCACCACCTTCACCACAGTTCGAATAACCACCAAGCCGATTCATTGCTTCGGCTAATGACTCATGCGCCTCAGGGCTCAATGCACCAATTGACATCGCCGCTGAGTCAAAACGCTTAAACAGTGACGCTTCAGATTCAACCTGGGCAATATCAATAGCAGCTTCTTTCGGTGGATTCAGTTTTAATAGATCCCGCAGCATCGCAACCGGTCTTTCATTCACAAATTTCGCGTACTGCTGATAATCCTCATAACGGCCAGTGTTCACCGCTTTTTGTAATGACTGCACCACATCAGGGTTGTAAGCATGATACTCACCGCCATAGACATACTTCAATAACCCACCCGGGTCTAAAGGTTTATGCTTTGACCATGCTTGCTGGGAGAGTTTAAATAAATCCTGCTGAAAATCGTCAAAATCGGCGCCATTGACCCGGCTATCCACGCCCTGAAAACACAGATCAACCACATTGTCATGTAGCCCGACCGCTTCAAATAATTTTGAGCAACGATAAGAAGCAATCGTTGAAATGCCCATTTTTGACATGATTTTATAGAGGCCTTTATTAATCCCATTGCGATAATTAAGCATGACATCACGATAAGATTTATCTTTAATCGAGCCATTATCCACAAACTGTCCAAGGGTTTCATAAGCCAGATAAGGATAAATCGCCGTCGCACCAAAACCAAACAATACCGCAAACTGATGTGGATCTCGCACACTGGCGGTTTCAACGATAATATTGGCATCACAACGTAAATTTTGTTCAACCAAGCGCTGCTGCACCGCGCCAACAGCCATCGGCGCCGGAATCGGTAAACGATCGGCAGCAATATTTTTATCCGATAAAATTAACATCACACAGCCATTACGTACTTTACTTTCAGCTTCGGCACACAGCTCCTCAATCGCATCTTGTAAACTGCCATCAATATCGTACGTAATATCAAAGATTTCATGTCGATAGTGTTCAGACTGTAATGCCTGGAGCTGCTGCAGATCGGAATAGAGTAATACTGGCGATTTAAAGGCGACGCGGTGCGCCTGACCTTCAGCCTCAGCAAACACATTCATTTCACGACCGATACTAGTCGCCAGCGACATCACATGCGCTTCACGCAGCGGATCAATAGGGGGATTGGTAACCTGAGCAAATTTCTGCCGGAAGTAATCATAGATAGAGCGCGGCTTATCTGATAACACGGCAAATAGTGCATCATCGCCCATTGAACCGGTTGCTTCCTGGCTATTCTCGCCTAAAGAGCGAATCACAATATCCAGCTCCTCAAAGGAGTAACCAAACTGTTTTTGATAGGTGCGTAGCTGCAGATCATCAAAATCGCGCTGACCCGCTTGTTCATCACTCAATTCTTCAAATGGTACCAGACGTTTGACATTTTTGGCCAACCAAGCTTTATAAGGATGACGAATTTGCAAATCATGATCGGTCTCATCGGAATGTAAAATACGACCTTCTAAGGTATCGATGACCAGTAATTCACCCGGT
Protein-coding regions in this window:
- the gltB gene encoding glutamate synthase large subunit, with product MLYNQEHEKDNCGFGLIAHIKGKSSHKVVRTAIHSLARMQHRGAILSDGKTGDGCGLLMQKPDRFFRLIAEEKGWRLATNYAVGMLFLSNDEGEAKASRAIVEEELLNETLSIVGWREVPIDTNVLGEIALSSLPQIEQIFINAPAGWSHIDLERRLYMVRRRIEKRVKDKTFYVCSLSNQVNVYKGLCMPKDLPQFYLDLSDLRIETAICLFHQRFSTNTMPRWSLAHPFRHLAHNGEINTIKGNRQWAKARAYKFKTPLIPDLQEAAPFVNETGSDSSSLDNMLELFLVGGMDIVRAMRLLVPPAWQNNPDMNDDLKAFFDFNSMHMEPWDGPAGIVMSDGRYAACGLDRNGLRPARYVITSDNLITCASEVGIWDYQPDEVVKKGRVGPGELLVIDTLEGRILHSDETDHDLQIRHPYKAWLAKNVKRLVPFEELSDEQAGQRDFDDLQLRTYQKQFGYSFEELDIVIRSLGENSQEATGSMGDDALFAVLSDKPRSIYDYFRQKFAQVTNPPIDPLREAHVMSLATSIGREMNVFAEAEGQAHRVAFKSPVLLYSDLQQLQALQSEHYRHEIFDITYDIDGSLQDAIEELCAEAESKVRNGCVMLILSDKNIAADRLPIPAPMAVGAVQQRLVEQNLRCDANIIVETASVRDPHQFAVLFGFGATAIYPYLAYETLGQFVDNGSIKDKSYRDVMLNYRNGINKGLYKIMSKMGISTIASYRCSKLFEAVGLHDNVVDLCFQGVDSRVNGADFDDFQQDLFKLSQQAWSKHKPLDPGGLLKYVYGGEYHAYNPDVVQSLQKAVNTGRYEDYQQYAKFVNERPVAMLRDLLKLNPPKEAAIDIAQVESEASLFKRFDSAAMSIGALSPEAHESLAEAMNRLGGYSNCGEGGEDPARYNTIKVSRIKQVASGRFGVTPGYLMSADVIQIKVAQGAKPGEGGQLPGDKITPYIARLRFSVPGVTLISPPPHHDIYSIEDLAQLIFDLKQVNPRALVSVKLASEPGVGTIVTGVTKAYADMITICGYDGGTGASPLTSTKYAGSPWELGLVETQQALVANGLRHKIRLQVDGGLKTGLDIVKAAILGAESFGFGTGPMVALGCKYLRLCHLNNCATGIATQDEKLRRDHYHGLPDKVMNYFRFIARETREIMAELGVSQIVDLIGRTDLLVELDGITAKQQKLDLSGLLKTVKPKAGCAVYNTDINPPFDKGTLNREILEQAKSAVDNKETKRLHFDIRNTDRSVGTTLSGYIAEKYGEPGVASTPIQIFFHGTAGQSFGVWNANGVELNLVGDANDYVGKGMSGGRIVIRPPVGSAFASHEATIVGNTCLYGATGGKLFAAGCAGERFGVRNSGTISVVEGIGDNGCEYMTGGIVCVLGKTGVNFGAAMTGGFAYVLNEDREFYKRVNYDLVETINVEGLAIYEEHLRGLIMEHAQLTESARAEHILSHWQSYVGKFVLVKPKSSDIKALLGHKSRSTAELRIQAQ